In Selenomonadales bacterium, the DNA window GAACTGCGGCATCGACTGCCCAAGGAAGGCATAAAAGGTCACCACATGGTCAAACCACGAATACTGTCTAACTGCAGAGATGATGCCGATTGGTATCGACAAGAGGTAGATAATGATCAGGGTAAGGAAGTTAAGTAACAGTGTGGCCGGCAGACGGGCTGTGATCATATCTAAGACAGGTTCGCCGGTCACAAAGGAGTTTCCGAACTCGCCGCGGACAACCTGTCCCGCCCAGCGGATGTACTGCTCGGGGATTGACCTATCAAAGCCGTAGATAGCAGCTATGCGCGCCCGGTCCTCGGCGGTGGCCGTGCGGTCTACCATAAGGTCAATGGGGCTGCCCGGGGCTAAGTGCATGATGCCAAACGAAACAATACTGATACCGATAAGGAGGATAACCATCTGCATAACGCGACGAGCGATGTACCCAGCCAAGGTGTAACACCCTTTCCACGCAAAAGTCAGAACTTATAATCGCAAAAACGGGCAGGGAGCAATTCTCCCTGCCCATTGCTCGCCAGACTATCTACCGATAAACCACTTTTCCGGGAACAGCGTGCCGATATGAGACCACACTATCCCTTGGATGCGCCTGTGATGGGCTGCTACTTGGTTGCGGTTGTAGAGGAAGATGTATGGGAGGTCGCGGTTGAGGATCGAGGAGATTTCCCAATAGAGCTGACGGCGCCGCTCTTGGTCGAAGGTACCGCGGGCTTGTTCAATGAGGCGGTCAACTTGCGGGTTGTTGTAGCCGACGTCGTTAAAGCCCATGAGGACGCCCTCGGCATTAAAACCAGAGCTAGAGTGGAAGAAGATGAAGTTATCCGGGTCTAGGCTAAGGTTCCAACCCCACTGGTAAATCTCGAATTCACCGGCGTCGAGCTTGCCGAAGTACACGGAGACTTCAAAAAGCTCAATGTTCATGTCAATCCCGACCGCGCGCCACTGGTTGCGGATAATGGCTAACATTTCGGTACGGGTTTGGTCGCCGGAGGCGCTGATGAGGTTAAACGCTAGGCGCTGGCCTTGAGCGTTCATGCGTATGCCGTCTGCTCCTACCCTGTTCCATCCGGCCTGCACCAGGAGGTCGATGGCCTTTTGGCGATTATGCGGGTAATTGTAGACGTTAGGGTTATGCGCCCAGGAGGTTGGGGGTTGGTCAGCGTTAATGACGGTGCCGTACCCCTTAAAGAGGGTCTGTACCATGCCCGGACGATCAAGTGCGTACTTCATGGCATGCCGGACGCGCACATCCTTAAAGATGGGGTGATCCTGCTTCATGCCGATATACCAATAGCCATGCTGTCTTAGTTCCCTAAACTGCAGCCGTGCCGCGTGCTGCGTGCGCACGCGCTCGATGTCGTCTACGGGAATGTTGCCCATCCAGTCGATTTGCCCGGCTTCAAGCGCCACCAGCATAGCTTGTGTGTCGTGAATAATGCGGTAGCGAATGCGCTCTATGTAGGGCTCGTTGCCTGCCCAGAAGTAGTTGGGGTTGCGCTCGAGCACTACGAACTGCCCGGGGATCCACTGCCTAAAGAAGTATGGCCCCGTACCAATCGGAGAGCGACTGCGAGGATGCTCGCGCAGCTGTGCTACCGGAGTGCCGCTAAAGATGTGGCGGGGGATAATGCCGATAGTCAGCTTCGAGATAAACGCGGCGTCTACTTGGCTAAGCCGAATAACCAAAGTGTGGTCGTTCGGTGCGGTAATTTCGCGCACCGCGCGGAAGTCCCGCCTGCGCACGCCGGTGTAATCGGGGTGCATGATTGTGTCGTAGGTGAACTTAACATCGTGGGCGGTAAAGGGGCGACCGTCGTGCCACTGCACGCCGCGGCGCATAAAGAAAGTTAGGGTCAAGTTGTCGGGGCTGACAATCCAGTCTTCCGCCAGGTCACCCATAAACTCAAGGCGCTCGTTTGTGCGCACCAAGCCGTTGTGAATCATGCCGATGACGGTATTTGATCCGGCATCGGTGCTAAGGATTGGGTTTAGCGTCGTCGGGTCGCCGCCCAAGCCAAACACGATTTCACCGCCGACGGCAGGCTCGATCGGGGTAGTGATGGACACGGTGTTAGTGGCTGCAATCCAGTCTACCTTGCCTTCTAGGGTCTCGGCCACGAAGCGGCCCGGTACCATGGTGCGGCCGTTAAGGATTTGCGGCGCTACATCGATAGGTAATGGTGCGCCGTTGACAAAGGCCATCCGCTGCCCGAGGGTCAGCCTGACGGTGGTCTGTCCTCTGGTGCCGCGCACAGTGCTAGTAGCTTCGTCCCATTCTACTCTGGCTCCGAGAGCCTCAAAAATGGCACGGAAGGGCACTAATGTGCGCCCGTTTACGATGGCGGGGGCGACGTCGGTTACTAGGGGTCGGCCGTTAATGTTGACGGCAATTCTAGGCGACGCCGTAGCTGTGGGCCCCAAGCCATAAAAACCTGCGACTAGGAGCGACACTGCCGCCAGAACAACTAGACATTTTCTTACCATTCATTTCCCTCCTTAATGATGTCGAATGCCAAGAAGCAATACTTCTTCATGTAATATACTATTCTCGCAACCGCAAATCCTGCATTTCGCACAAAAATTGTCGCAAGTCAGGTATGTCCGGCCGGCGACAGGTGCTGACCGTCCGCGCATCGCACCGTCGCTATGAATATATATTCATGATGTGGACAACTATACAGGAATGGGCGAGCGAAAGCAACGCATTTTGTATTGCATTTCTATGTCTTTTCTTAGCGCCGCACGTTTCTGCATATACTAATGTGGCTTAAGAAAGGAGCGCAATAATGCGGTTTTTGCGTCAGGTGTTGGCTGTTGCCTTAGTCGTCGGTTGCAGTTTGTTTGTTGTGCCTGCCTCGGCCCGTAATGAAGGCAGCCATTCCATAGTTATTAACCTGCCGGAGTTTAGACTGCGGCATTTTGTCGGTCAGGAGCTAGTGGCCAGCTACGCCATTTCCATTGGCAGGGTGACTACGCCTACGCCGGTGTCATCGCCTACGCGGCGCTTTGAGATTTTCTCCCGAGCAAAGCACCCGGCATGGCGGAGTCCAATAACGGGTCAAGTAATGGCTGCAGGGCCGGCCAATCCGCTGGGCACGCGCTGGCTAGGGTTAATGACTATCGACAGCATTACGCTGCGGGGCAACGAAACCTGGGAGTCGTTAGCGCGGCAACACCGCACTACCGCCGCTACTCTCCGCAGATGGAACAGCCTGCCTGCTACGACACGCATAGTGCCGGGGATGACTATCGTAGTGCATAGGCACGACGGCTATGGCGTCCACGGCACAAACGCTCCCGCTTCTATAGGGACTTCCGTCTCACTCGGCTGTATGCGTATGCACAATCGCGATGTGGAAAGGCTCTTTGATATGTTGCCAAACGGCGTGCGCATACCCGTCACCATTCTGTATGAGCCGGTAGTCAAGCGGAGCGACATGATAACAGGTGCGCCGTTTATCGAAGTCTTTCACGACGTCTATGGGCGTATGCGAGATAAGGCGAGTCATGTGGACGAGGCGGCGTCGCAAATCGGTGCCTCTGTGCCTAGCTGGCTTCGCCTAAGCCTACGCGAGCCCTTTGCAGGTTCGTTTGTTTTAAGCCATTACCCGCGGGTGGAAAACAACGGGCAGATAGTGGCAGTGGGTGCGCTAAGGAGC includes these proteins:
- a CDS encoding L,D-transpeptidase gives rise to the protein MRFLRQVLAVALVVGCSLFVVPASARNEGSHSIVINLPEFRLRHFVGQELVASYAISIGRVTTPTPVSSPTRRFEIFSRAKHPAWRSPITGQVMAAGPANPLGTRWLGLMTIDSITLRGNETWESLARQHRTTAATLRRWNSLPATTRIVPGMTIVVHRHDGYGVHGTNAPASIGTSVSLGCMRMHNRDVERLFDMLPNGVRIPVTILYEPVVKRSDMITGAPFIEVFHDVYGRMRDKASHVDEAASQIGASVPSWLRLSLREPFAGSFVLSHYPRVENNGQIVAVGALRSDNELFLPLPIVERLLGVTYTEAGGEAFLGGLPLTPRDAVFYNQQIFLRGSLIAAITGRGYFYDELQNAVQLSVTRLVVNGSTVSFNSVFVHPELGPLVNADDLARGLGLALSTLSPSQVLLGGHRLAIQMLGTQSFLALPELRRIAPRATWDLASGVLTVSSER